Proteins from one Zonotrichia albicollis isolate bZonAlb1 chromosome 38, bZonAlb1.hap1, whole genome shotgun sequence genomic window:
- the LOC141726737 gene encoding scavenger receptor cysteine-rich domain-containing group B protein-like isoform X9 — translation MAAPGALTWGLLGLLHLPGVLCSGADPRLQVQPQVRAQVNEQVHPHGDAQVEPQAQPQVGGRDRLKVRLVNGSSRCVGRVEVLHRNRWGSVCDDSWDMADAQVVCRSLGCGSALAAPGHAHFGQGAGPIWLDGTHCTGEELTLARCSLHTWGQHDCGHGEDAGAVCSGADPPQVRLRGGAGPCSGQVQVLLNRTWLQVCGLTWGLPEAQVLCRQLGCGPALSAPAGPHLEPTEAHLAGQEPHLAEPHLAEPQLLELTCRGNEQMLVECPRLRPGTCGTGAVAHVACEELPAPPDPCPPLGALLGVGAGLCGALLPLYLCARCARGARWARPRPGEPLLPPEQPGTAGETSADQYKPV, via the exons ATGGCGGCTCCAGGGGCGCTCACCTGGGgcctcctggggctgctgcacctGCCCG GTGTGCTGTGCTCAG GTGCTGATCCCcggctgcaggtgcagccccaG gtgagggcaCAGGTGAATGAACAG GTGCACCCACACGGGGACGCCCAGGTGGAGCCGCAGGCACAACCCCAGGTGGGCGGCCGGGATCGGTTGAAG gTGCGGTTGGTGAACGGCTCCTCCAGGTGCGTGGGCCGGGTGGAGGTGCTGCACAGGAACAGGTGGGGCTCGGTCTGCGACGACTCCTGGGACATGGCGGACGCACAG gTGGTCTGCCGCTCCCTGGGCTGCGGCTCCGCCCTGGCCGCCCCCGGCCACGCCCACTTcgggcagggggcggggccgaTCTGGCTGGACGGGACGCACTGCACAGGTGAGGAGCTCACCTTGGCCAGGTGCAGcctgcacacctgggggcaGCACGACTGCGGGCACGGCGAGGACGCGGGAGCCGTGTGCTCAG gTGCGGATCCCCCCCAGGTGCggctgcggggcggggccgggccctgCTCGGGGcaggtgcaggtgctgctgaACCGCACCTGGCTGCAGGTGTGCGGCCTCACCTGGGGGCTGCCCGAGGCGCAGGTGCTGTGCCGGCAGCTGGGCTGCGGCCCCGCCCTCAGCGCACCTGCGGGGCCGCACCTGGAGCCCACGGAGGCTCACCTGGCGGGACAGGAGCCTCACCTGGCCGAGCCTCACCTGGCGGAGCctcagctgctggagctcacCTGTCGGGGCAATGAGCAGATGCTGGTCGAGTGCCCGAGGCTCCGCCCCGGTACCTGCGGGACAGGTGCGGTCGCTCACGTGGCGTGCGAGGAGCTGCCAG CCCCGCCCGATCCGTGCCCTCCGCTGGGGGCGCTGCTGGGGGTGGGGGCGGGGCTCTGCGGGGCCCTGCTGCCCCTTTACCTGTGCGCCAGGTGCGCCCGCGGTGCCAGGTGGGCACggccacggccag gtgagcccctgctgcccccggAACAGCCGGGAACGGCCGGAGAGACCAGCGCggaccagtacaaaccagtataa
- the LOC141726737 gene encoding scavenger receptor cysteine-rich domain-containing group B protein-like isoform X18, giving the protein MAAPGALTWGLLGLLHLPGVLCSGADPRLQVQPQVHPQVQPQVWAQVHPHGDAQVEPQAQPQVGGRDRLKVVCRSLGCGSALAAPGHAHFGQGAGPIWLDGTHCTGEELTLARCSLHTWGQHDCGHGEDAGAVCSGADPPQVRLRGGAGPCSGQVQVLLNRTWLQVCGLTWGLPEAQVLCRQLGCGPALSAPAGPHLEPTEAHLAGQEPHLAEPHLAEPQLLELTCRGNEQMLVECPRLRPGTCGTGAVAHVACEELPAPPDPCPPLGALLGVGAGLCGALLPLYLCARCARGARWARPRPGEPLLPPEQPGTAGETSADQYKPV; this is encoded by the exons ATGGCGGCTCCAGGGGCGCTCACCTGGGgcctcctggggctgctgcacctGCCCG GTGTGCTGTGCTCAG GTGCTGATCCCcggctgcaggtgcagccccaGGTGCATCCACAGGTGCAGCCCCAGGtgtgggcacag GTGCACCCACACGGGGACGCCCAGGTGGAGCCGCAGGCACAACCCCAGGTGGGCGGCCGGGATCGGTTGAAG gTGGTCTGCCGCTCCCTGGGCTGCGGCTCCGCCCTGGCCGCCCCCGGCCACGCCCACTTcgggcagggggcggggccgaTCTGGCTGGACGGGACGCACTGCACAGGTGAGGAGCTCACCTTGGCCAGGTGCAGcctgcacacctgggggcaGCACGACTGCGGGCACGGCGAGGACGCGGGAGCCGTGTGCTCAG gTGCGGATCCCCCCCAGGTGCggctgcggggcggggccgggccctgCTCGGGGcaggtgcaggtgctgctgaACCGCACCTGGCTGCAGGTGTGCGGCCTCACCTGGGGGCTGCCCGAGGCGCAGGTGCTGTGCCGGCAGCTGGGCTGCGGCCCCGCCCTCAGCGCACCTGCGGGGCCGCACCTGGAGCCCACGGAGGCTCACCTGGCGGGACAGGAGCCTCACCTGGCCGAGCCTCACCTGGCGGAGCctcagctgctggagctcacCTGTCGGGGCAATGAGCAGATGCTGGTCGAGTGCCCGAGGCTCCGCCCCGGTACCTGCGGGACAGGTGCGGTCGCTCACGTGGCGTGCGAGGAGCTGCCAG CCCCGCCCGATCCGTGCCCTCCGCTGGGGGCGCTGCTGGGGGTGGGGGCGGGGCTCTGCGGGGCCCTGCTGCCCCTTTACCTGTGCGCCAGGTGCGCCCGCGGTGCCAGGTGGGCACggccacggccag gtgagcccctgctgcccccggAACAGCCGGGAACGGCCGGAGAGACCAGCGCggaccagtacaaaccagtataa
- the LOC141726737 gene encoding scavenger receptor cysteine-rich domain-containing group B protein-like isoform X3, whose product MAAPGALTWGLLGLLHLPGADPRLQVQPQVHPQVQPQVWAQVRAQVNEQVRAQVHPHGDAQVEPQAQPQVGGRDRLKVRLVNGSSRCVGRVEVLHRNRWGSVCDDSWDMADAQVVCRSLGCGSALAAPGHAHFGQGAGPIWLDGTHCTGEELTLARCSLHTWGQHDCGHGEDAGAVCSGADPPQVRLRGGAGPCSGQVQVLLNRTWLQVCGLTWGLPEAQVLCRQLGCGPALSAPAGPHLEPTEAHLAGQEPHLAEPHLAEPQLLELTCRGNEQMLVECPRLRPGTCGTGAVAHVACEELPAPPDPCPPLGALLGVGAGLCGALLPLYLCARCARGARWARPRPGEPLLPPEQPGTAGETSADQYKPV is encoded by the exons ATGGCGGCTCCAGGGGCGCTCACCTGGGgcctcctggggctgctgcacctGCCCG GTGCTGATCCCcggctgcaggtgcagccccaGGTGCATCCACAGGTGCAGCCCCAGGtgtgggcacaggtgagggcaCAGGTGAATGAACAGGTGAGGGCACAG GTGCACCCACACGGGGACGCCCAGGTGGAGCCGCAGGCACAACCCCAGGTGGGCGGCCGGGATCGGTTGAAG gTGCGGTTGGTGAACGGCTCCTCCAGGTGCGTGGGCCGGGTGGAGGTGCTGCACAGGAACAGGTGGGGCTCGGTCTGCGACGACTCCTGGGACATGGCGGACGCACAG gTGGTCTGCCGCTCCCTGGGCTGCGGCTCCGCCCTGGCCGCCCCCGGCCACGCCCACTTcgggcagggggcggggccgaTCTGGCTGGACGGGACGCACTGCACAGGTGAGGAGCTCACCTTGGCCAGGTGCAGcctgcacacctgggggcaGCACGACTGCGGGCACGGCGAGGACGCGGGAGCCGTGTGCTCAG gTGCGGATCCCCCCCAGGTGCggctgcggggcggggccgggccctgCTCGGGGcaggtgcaggtgctgctgaACCGCACCTGGCTGCAGGTGTGCGGCCTCACCTGGGGGCTGCCCGAGGCGCAGGTGCTGTGCCGGCAGCTGGGCTGCGGCCCCGCCCTCAGCGCACCTGCGGGGCCGCACCTGGAGCCCACGGAGGCTCACCTGGCGGGACAGGAGCCTCACCTGGCCGAGCCTCACCTGGCGGAGCctcagctgctggagctcacCTGTCGGGGCAATGAGCAGATGCTGGTCGAGTGCCCGAGGCTCCGCCCCGGTACCTGCGGGACAGGTGCGGTCGCTCACGTGGCGTGCGAGGAGCTGCCAG CCCCGCCCGATCCGTGCCCTCCGCTGGGGGCGCTGCTGGGGGTGGGGGCGGGGCTCTGCGGGGCCCTGCTGCCCCTTTACCTGTGCGCCAGGTGCGCCCGCGGTGCCAGGTGGGCACggccacggccag gtgagcccctgctgcccccggAACAGCCGGGAACGGCCGGAGAGACCAGCGCggaccagtacaaaccagtataa
- the LOC141726737 gene encoding scavenger receptor cysteine-rich domain-containing group B protein-like isoform X20, with protein MAAPGALTWGLLGLLHLPGVLCSGADPRLQVQPQVRAQVNEQVHPHGDAQVEPQAQPQVGGRDRLKVVCRSLGCGSALAAPGHAHFGQGAGPIWLDGTHCTGEELTLARCSLHTWGQHDCGHGEDAGAVCSGADPPQVRLRGGAGPCSGQVQVLLNRTWLQVCGLTWGLPEAQVLCRQLGCGPALSAPAGPHLEPTEAHLAGQEPHLAEPHLAEPQLLELTCRGNEQMLVECPRLRPGTCGTGAVAHVACEELPAPPDPCPPLGALLGVGAGLCGALLPLYLCARCARGARWARPRPGEPLLPPEQPGTAGETSADQYKPV; from the exons ATGGCGGCTCCAGGGGCGCTCACCTGGGgcctcctggggctgctgcacctGCCCG GTGTGCTGTGCTCAG GTGCTGATCCCcggctgcaggtgcagccccaG gtgagggcaCAGGTGAATGAACAG GTGCACCCACACGGGGACGCCCAGGTGGAGCCGCAGGCACAACCCCAGGTGGGCGGCCGGGATCGGTTGAAG gTGGTCTGCCGCTCCCTGGGCTGCGGCTCCGCCCTGGCCGCCCCCGGCCACGCCCACTTcgggcagggggcggggccgaTCTGGCTGGACGGGACGCACTGCACAGGTGAGGAGCTCACCTTGGCCAGGTGCAGcctgcacacctgggggcaGCACGACTGCGGGCACGGCGAGGACGCGGGAGCCGTGTGCTCAG gTGCGGATCCCCCCCAGGTGCggctgcggggcggggccgggccctgCTCGGGGcaggtgcaggtgctgctgaACCGCACCTGGCTGCAGGTGTGCGGCCTCACCTGGGGGCTGCCCGAGGCGCAGGTGCTGTGCCGGCAGCTGGGCTGCGGCCCCGCCCTCAGCGCACCTGCGGGGCCGCACCTGGAGCCCACGGAGGCTCACCTGGCGGGACAGGAGCCTCACCTGGCCGAGCCTCACCTGGCGGAGCctcagctgctggagctcacCTGTCGGGGCAATGAGCAGATGCTGGTCGAGTGCCCGAGGCTCCGCCCCGGTACCTGCGGGACAGGTGCGGTCGCTCACGTGGCGTGCGAGGAGCTGCCAG CCCCGCCCGATCCGTGCCCTCCGCTGGGGGCGCTGCTGGGGGTGGGGGCGGGGCTCTGCGGGGCCCTGCTGCCCCTTTACCTGTGCGCCAGGTGCGCCCGCGGTGCCAGGTGGGCACggccacggccag gtgagcccctgctgcccccggAACAGCCGGGAACGGCCGGAGAGACCAGCGCggaccagtacaaaccagtataa
- the LOC141726737 gene encoding scavenger receptor cysteine-rich domain-containing group B protein-like isoform X6, translating into MAAPGALTWGLLGLLHLPGVLCSGADPRLQVQPQVHPQVQPQVWAQVHPHGDAQVEPQAQPQVGGRDRLKVRLVNGSSRCVGRVEVLHRNRWGSVCDDSWDMADAQVVCRSLGCGSALAAPGHAHFGQGAGPIWLDGTHCTGEELTLARCSLHTWGQHDCGHGEDAGAVCSGADPPQVRLRGGAGPCSGQVQVLLNRTWLQVCGLTWGLPEAQVLCRQLGCGPALSAPAGPHLEPTEAHLAGQEPHLAEPHLAEPQLLELTCRGNEQMLVECPRLRPGTCGTGAVAHVACEELPAPPDPCPPLGALLGVGAGLCGALLPLYLCARCARGARWARPRPGEPLLPPEQPGTAGETSADQYKPV; encoded by the exons ATGGCGGCTCCAGGGGCGCTCACCTGGGgcctcctggggctgctgcacctGCCCG GTGTGCTGTGCTCAG GTGCTGATCCCcggctgcaggtgcagccccaGGTGCATCCACAGGTGCAGCCCCAGGtgtgggcacag GTGCACCCACACGGGGACGCCCAGGTGGAGCCGCAGGCACAACCCCAGGTGGGCGGCCGGGATCGGTTGAAG gTGCGGTTGGTGAACGGCTCCTCCAGGTGCGTGGGCCGGGTGGAGGTGCTGCACAGGAACAGGTGGGGCTCGGTCTGCGACGACTCCTGGGACATGGCGGACGCACAG gTGGTCTGCCGCTCCCTGGGCTGCGGCTCCGCCCTGGCCGCCCCCGGCCACGCCCACTTcgggcagggggcggggccgaTCTGGCTGGACGGGACGCACTGCACAGGTGAGGAGCTCACCTTGGCCAGGTGCAGcctgcacacctgggggcaGCACGACTGCGGGCACGGCGAGGACGCGGGAGCCGTGTGCTCAG gTGCGGATCCCCCCCAGGTGCggctgcggggcggggccgggccctgCTCGGGGcaggtgcaggtgctgctgaACCGCACCTGGCTGCAGGTGTGCGGCCTCACCTGGGGGCTGCCCGAGGCGCAGGTGCTGTGCCGGCAGCTGGGCTGCGGCCCCGCCCTCAGCGCACCTGCGGGGCCGCACCTGGAGCCCACGGAGGCTCACCTGGCGGGACAGGAGCCTCACCTGGCCGAGCCTCACCTGGCGGAGCctcagctgctggagctcacCTGTCGGGGCAATGAGCAGATGCTGGTCGAGTGCCCGAGGCTCCGCCCCGGTACCTGCGGGACAGGTGCGGTCGCTCACGTGGCGTGCGAGGAGCTGCCAG CCCCGCCCGATCCGTGCCCTCCGCTGGGGGCGCTGCTGGGGGTGGGGGCGGGGCTCTGCGGGGCCCTGCTGCCCCTTTACCTGTGCGCCAGGTGCGCCCGCGGTGCCAGGTGGGCACggccacggccag gtgagcccctgctgcccccggAACAGCCGGGAACGGCCGGAGAGACCAGCGCggaccagtacaaaccagtataa
- the LOC141726737 gene encoding scavenger receptor cysteine-rich domain-containing group B protein-like isoform X11 translates to MAAPGALTWGLLGLLHLPGADPRLQVQPQVHPQVQPQVWAQVHPHGDAQVEPQAQPQVGGRDRLKVRLVNGSSRCVGRVEVLHRNRWGSVCDDSWDMADAQVVCRSLGCGSALAAPGHAHFGQGAGPIWLDGTHCTGEELTLARCSLHTWGQHDCGHGEDAGAVCSGADPPQVRLRGGAGPCSGQVQVLLNRTWLQVCGLTWGLPEAQVLCRQLGCGPALSAPAGPHLEPTEAHLAGQEPHLAEPHLAEPQLLELTCRGNEQMLVECPRLRPGTCGTGAVAHVACEELPAPPDPCPPLGALLGVGAGLCGALLPLYLCARCARGARWARPRPGEPLLPPEQPGTAGETSADQYKPV, encoded by the exons ATGGCGGCTCCAGGGGCGCTCACCTGGGgcctcctggggctgctgcacctGCCCG GTGCTGATCCCcggctgcaggtgcagccccaGGTGCATCCACAGGTGCAGCCCCAGGtgtgggcacag GTGCACCCACACGGGGACGCCCAGGTGGAGCCGCAGGCACAACCCCAGGTGGGCGGCCGGGATCGGTTGAAG gTGCGGTTGGTGAACGGCTCCTCCAGGTGCGTGGGCCGGGTGGAGGTGCTGCACAGGAACAGGTGGGGCTCGGTCTGCGACGACTCCTGGGACATGGCGGACGCACAG gTGGTCTGCCGCTCCCTGGGCTGCGGCTCCGCCCTGGCCGCCCCCGGCCACGCCCACTTcgggcagggggcggggccgaTCTGGCTGGACGGGACGCACTGCACAGGTGAGGAGCTCACCTTGGCCAGGTGCAGcctgcacacctgggggcaGCACGACTGCGGGCACGGCGAGGACGCGGGAGCCGTGTGCTCAG gTGCGGATCCCCCCCAGGTGCggctgcggggcggggccgggccctgCTCGGGGcaggtgcaggtgctgctgaACCGCACCTGGCTGCAGGTGTGCGGCCTCACCTGGGGGCTGCCCGAGGCGCAGGTGCTGTGCCGGCAGCTGGGCTGCGGCCCCGCCCTCAGCGCACCTGCGGGGCCGCACCTGGAGCCCACGGAGGCTCACCTGGCGGGACAGGAGCCTCACCTGGCCGAGCCTCACCTGGCGGAGCctcagctgctggagctcacCTGTCGGGGCAATGAGCAGATGCTGGTCGAGTGCCCGAGGCTCCGCCCCGGTACCTGCGGGACAGGTGCGGTCGCTCACGTGGCGTGCGAGGAGCTGCCAG CCCCGCCCGATCCGTGCCCTCCGCTGGGGGCGCTGCTGGGGGTGGGGGCGGGGCTCTGCGGGGCCCTGCTGCCCCTTTACCTGTGCGCCAGGTGCGCCCGCGGTGCCAGGTGGGCACggccacggccag gtgagcccctgctgcccccggAACAGCCGGGAACGGCCGGAGAGACCAGCGCggaccagtacaaaccagtataa
- the LOC141726737 gene encoding scavenger receptor cysteine-rich domain-containing group B protein-like isoform X19, with amino-acid sequence MAAPGALTWGLLGLLHLPGVLCSGADPRLQVQPQVRAQVNEQVRAQVHPHGDAQVEPQAQPQVGGRDRLKVVCRSLGCGSALAAPGHAHFGQGAGPIWLDGTHCTGEELTLARCSLHTWGQHDCGHGEDAGAVCSGADPPQVRLRGGAGPCSGQVQVLLNRTWLQVCGLTWGLPEAQVLCRQLGCGPALSAPAGPHLEPTEAHLAGQEPHLAEPHLAEPQLLELTCRGNEQMLVECPRLRPGTCGTGAVAHVACEELPAPPDPCPPLGALLGVGAGLCGALLPLYLCARCARGARWARPRPGEPLLPPEQPGTAGETSADQYKPV; translated from the exons ATGGCGGCTCCAGGGGCGCTCACCTGGGgcctcctggggctgctgcacctGCCCG GTGTGCTGTGCTCAG GTGCTGATCCCcggctgcaggtgcagccccaG gtgagggcaCAGGTGAATGAACAGGTGAGGGCACAG GTGCACCCACACGGGGACGCCCAGGTGGAGCCGCAGGCACAACCCCAGGTGGGCGGCCGGGATCGGTTGAAG gTGGTCTGCCGCTCCCTGGGCTGCGGCTCCGCCCTGGCCGCCCCCGGCCACGCCCACTTcgggcagggggcggggccgaTCTGGCTGGACGGGACGCACTGCACAGGTGAGGAGCTCACCTTGGCCAGGTGCAGcctgcacacctgggggcaGCACGACTGCGGGCACGGCGAGGACGCGGGAGCCGTGTGCTCAG gTGCGGATCCCCCCCAGGTGCggctgcggggcggggccgggccctgCTCGGGGcaggtgcaggtgctgctgaACCGCACCTGGCTGCAGGTGTGCGGCCTCACCTGGGGGCTGCCCGAGGCGCAGGTGCTGTGCCGGCAGCTGGGCTGCGGCCCCGCCCTCAGCGCACCTGCGGGGCCGCACCTGGAGCCCACGGAGGCTCACCTGGCGGGACAGGAGCCTCACCTGGCCGAGCCTCACCTGGCGGAGCctcagctgctggagctcacCTGTCGGGGCAATGAGCAGATGCTGGTCGAGTGCCCGAGGCTCCGCCCCGGTACCTGCGGGACAGGTGCGGTCGCTCACGTGGCGTGCGAGGAGCTGCCAG CCCCGCCCGATCCGTGCCCTCCGCTGGGGGCGCTGCTGGGGGTGGGGGCGGGGCTCTGCGGGGCCCTGCTGCCCCTTTACCTGTGCGCCAGGTGCGCCCGCGGTGCCAGGTGGGCACggccacggccag gtgagcccctgctgcccccggAACAGCCGGGAACGGCCGGAGAGACCAGCGCggaccagtacaaaccagtataa
- the LOC141726737 gene encoding scavenger receptor cysteine-rich domain-containing group B protein-like isoform X16: protein MAAPGALTWGLLGLLHLPGVLCSGADPRLQVQPQVHPQVQPQVWAQVRAQVNEQVRAQVHPHGDAQVEPQAQPQVGGRDRLKVRLVNGSSRCVGRVEVLHRNRWGSVCDDSWDMADAQVVCRSLGCGSALAAPGHAHFGQGAGPIWLDGTHCTGEELTLARCSLHTWGQHDCGHGEDAGAVCSGADPPQVRLRGGAGPCSGQVQVLLNRTWLQVCGLTWGLPEAQVLCRQLGCGPALSAPAGPHLEPTEAHLAGQEPHLAEPHLAEPQLLELTCRGNEQMLVECPRLRPGTCGTGAVAHVACEELPGEPLLPPEQPGTAGETSADQYKPV, encoded by the exons ATGGCGGCTCCAGGGGCGCTCACCTGGGgcctcctggggctgctgcacctGCCCG GTGTGCTGTGCTCAG GTGCTGATCCCcggctgcaggtgcagccccaGGTGCATCCACAGGTGCAGCCCCAGGtgtgggcacaggtgagggcaCAGGTGAATGAACAGGTGAGGGCACAG GTGCACCCACACGGGGACGCCCAGGTGGAGCCGCAGGCACAACCCCAGGTGGGCGGCCGGGATCGGTTGAAG gTGCGGTTGGTGAACGGCTCCTCCAGGTGCGTGGGCCGGGTGGAGGTGCTGCACAGGAACAGGTGGGGCTCGGTCTGCGACGACTCCTGGGACATGGCGGACGCACAG gTGGTCTGCCGCTCCCTGGGCTGCGGCTCCGCCCTGGCCGCCCCCGGCCACGCCCACTTcgggcagggggcggggccgaTCTGGCTGGACGGGACGCACTGCACAGGTGAGGAGCTCACCTTGGCCAGGTGCAGcctgcacacctgggggcaGCACGACTGCGGGCACGGCGAGGACGCGGGAGCCGTGTGCTCAG gTGCGGATCCCCCCCAGGTGCggctgcggggcggggccgggccctgCTCGGGGcaggtgcaggtgctgctgaACCGCACCTGGCTGCAGGTGTGCGGCCTCACCTGGGGGCTGCCCGAGGCGCAGGTGCTGTGCCGGCAGCTGGGCTGCGGCCCCGCCCTCAGCGCACCTGCGGGGCCGCACCTGGAGCCCACGGAGGCTCACCTGGCGGGACAGGAGCCTCACCTGGCCGAGCCTCACCTGGCGGAGCctcagctgctggagctcacCTGTCGGGGCAATGAGCAGATGCTGGTCGAGTGCCCGAGGCTCCGCCCCGGTACCTGCGGGACAGGTGCGGTCGCTCACGTGGCGTGCGAGGAGCTGCCAG gtgagcccctgctgcccccggAACAGCCGGGAACGGCCGGAGAGACCAGCGCggaccagtacaaaccagtataa
- the LOC141726737 gene encoding scavenger receptor cysteine-rich domain-containing group B protein-like isoform X7: MAAPGALTWGLLGLLHLPGVLCSGADPRLQVQPQVRAQVNEQVRAQVHPHGDAQVEPQAQPQVGGRDRLKVRLVNGSSRCVGRVEVLHRNRWGSVCDDSWDMADAQVVCRSLGCGSALAAPGHAHFGQGAGPIWLDGTHCTGEELTLARCSLHTWGQHDCGHGEDAGAVCSGADPPQVRLRGGAGPCSGQVQVLLNRTWLQVCGLTWGLPEAQVLCRQLGCGPALSAPAGPHLEPTEAHLAGQEPHLAEPHLAEPQLLELTCRGNEQMLVECPRLRPGTCGTGAVAHVACEELPAPPDPCPPLGALLGVGAGLCGALLPLYLCARCARGARWARPRPGEPLLPPEQPGTAGETSADQYKPV; encoded by the exons ATGGCGGCTCCAGGGGCGCTCACCTGGGgcctcctggggctgctgcacctGCCCG GTGTGCTGTGCTCAG GTGCTGATCCCcggctgcaggtgcagccccaG gtgagggcaCAGGTGAATGAACAGGTGAGGGCACAG GTGCACCCACACGGGGACGCCCAGGTGGAGCCGCAGGCACAACCCCAGGTGGGCGGCCGGGATCGGTTGAAG gTGCGGTTGGTGAACGGCTCCTCCAGGTGCGTGGGCCGGGTGGAGGTGCTGCACAGGAACAGGTGGGGCTCGGTCTGCGACGACTCCTGGGACATGGCGGACGCACAG gTGGTCTGCCGCTCCCTGGGCTGCGGCTCCGCCCTGGCCGCCCCCGGCCACGCCCACTTcgggcagggggcggggccgaTCTGGCTGGACGGGACGCACTGCACAGGTGAGGAGCTCACCTTGGCCAGGTGCAGcctgcacacctgggggcaGCACGACTGCGGGCACGGCGAGGACGCGGGAGCCGTGTGCTCAG gTGCGGATCCCCCCCAGGTGCggctgcggggcggggccgggccctgCTCGGGGcaggtgcaggtgctgctgaACCGCACCTGGCTGCAGGTGTGCGGCCTCACCTGGGGGCTGCCCGAGGCGCAGGTGCTGTGCCGGCAGCTGGGCTGCGGCCCCGCCCTCAGCGCACCTGCGGGGCCGCACCTGGAGCCCACGGAGGCTCACCTGGCGGGACAGGAGCCTCACCTGGCCGAGCCTCACCTGGCGGAGCctcagctgctggagctcacCTGTCGGGGCAATGAGCAGATGCTGGTCGAGTGCCCGAGGCTCCGCCCCGGTACCTGCGGGACAGGTGCGGTCGCTCACGTGGCGTGCGAGGAGCTGCCAG CCCCGCCCGATCCGTGCCCTCCGCTGGGGGCGCTGCTGGGGGTGGGGGCGGGGCTCTGCGGGGCCCTGCTGCCCCTTTACCTGTGCGCCAGGTGCGCCCGCGGTGCCAGGTGGGCACggccacggccag gtgagcccctgctgcccccggAACAGCCGGGAACGGCCGGAGAGACCAGCGCggaccagtacaaaccagtataa